One stretch of Limnohabitans sp. DNA includes these proteins:
- the clpA gene encoding ATP-dependent Clp protease ATP-binding subunit ClpA has translation MIAQELEVSLHMAFVEARQQRHEFITVEHLLLALLDNPSAAEVLRACAANIDDLRKALSNFIKDNTPQVAGTEEVDTQPTLGFQRVIQRAIMHVQSTGNGKKEVTGANVLVAIFGEKDSHAVYYLHQQGITRLDVVNFIAHGIRKTDPPEATKSDAPASSETEEASGGERNEKASPLEQYTNNLNQAAKDGKIDPLIGREYEVERTIQILCRRRKNNPLLVGEAGVGKTAIAEGLAWRITQGTVPDILAEATVYSLDMGALLAGTKYRGDFEQRLKGVLKSLKEKPNGILFIDEIHTLIGAGAASGGTLDASNLLKPALSSGQLKCIGATTFTEYRGIFEKDAALSRRFQKVDVVEPTVSETVDILKGLKSRFEDHHSVKYTIAALQAAAELSAKFINDRQLPDKAIDVIDEAGAAQRIQVASKRKKTIGKAEIEDIVAKIARIPPANVSNDDRSKLQTIERDLKSVVFGQDKALEVLASAVKMARSGLGKTDKPIGSFLFSGPTGVGKTEAAKQLAYIMGIELIRFDMSEYMERHAVSRLIGAPPGYVGFDQGGLLTEAVTKKPHCVLLLDEIEKAHPDIFNVLLQVMDHGTLTDNNGRKADFRNVIIIMTTNAGAETMNKATIGFTNPRAAGDEMGDIKRLFTPEFRNRLDAMVSFKPLDSQIILRVVDKFLLQLETQLGEKKVEVTFTDALRKFLGKKGFDPLMGARPMQRLIQDTIRKALADELLFGRLTEGGRLTVDIDDKDEVLLDITPNPKKESRASRSEPTEPEEATAD, from the coding sequence ATGATTGCCCAAGAATTGGAAGTCAGCTTGCACATGGCCTTTGTTGAAGCCCGTCAGCAGCGCCATGAATTCATCACCGTCGAGCACTTGTTGCTGGCCCTGCTGGACAACCCCAGCGCTGCCGAAGTGCTGCGTGCGTGCGCCGCCAACATCGACGATCTGCGCAAGGCCTTGAGCAATTTCATCAAGGACAACACGCCCCAAGTGGCCGGCACCGAAGAGGTGGACACCCAGCCCACGCTGGGGTTTCAGCGCGTGATCCAGCGCGCCATCATGCATGTGCAGTCCACTGGTAACGGCAAAAAAGAGGTCACGGGCGCCAACGTGCTGGTGGCTATTTTTGGTGAAAAAGACTCACACGCCGTGTATTACCTGCACCAGCAGGGCATCACGCGTTTGGATGTGGTCAATTTCATTGCCCACGGCATCCGCAAGACCGATCCGCCCGAGGCGACCAAATCCGACGCGCCCGCGAGCTCCGAAACCGAAGAGGCCAGCGGTGGTGAGCGCAACGAAAAAGCCTCACCCCTGGAGCAATACACCAACAACCTGAACCAAGCTGCCAAAGACGGCAAGATCGATCCGCTGATTGGCCGTGAATACGAAGTCGAGCGTACGATCCAGATCCTGTGCCGCCGTCGCAAGAACAACCCGCTGCTGGTGGGCGAAGCCGGTGTGGGTAAAACAGCGATTGCTGAAGGTCTGGCTTGGCGCATCACGCAGGGCACTGTGCCCGACATCCTGGCGGAAGCCACGGTGTATTCGCTCGACATGGGCGCACTGCTGGCAGGTACCAAGTACCGCGGTGACTTTGAACAGCGCCTAAAAGGGGTGCTCAAGTCGCTCAAGGAAAAACCCAACGGTATCCTTTTCATCGACGAAATCCACACCCTGATCGGTGCGGGTGCGGCCTCGGGCGGCACCTTGGACGCCTCCAACTTGCTCAAGCCGGCCCTGTCCAGTGGTCAGCTCAAGTGCATCGGCGCGACCACTTTCACCGAATACCGAGGCATCTTTGAAAAGGACGCTGCTTTGTCGCGTCGCTTTCAGAAAGTGGACGTGGTTGAGCCCACGGTGTCGGAGACGGTGGACATCCTCAAGGGCCTGAAAAGTCGTTTTGAAGACCACCACAGCGTCAAGTACACCATTGCCGCCTTGCAGGCTGCCGCCGAGTTGTCGGCCAAGTTCATCAACGACCGCCAGCTGCCCGACAAGGCGATTGACGTGATCGACGAAGCCGGTGCTGCCCAACGCATCCAGGTCGCATCCAAACGCAAAAAGACGATTGGCAAAGCCGAGATCGAGGACATCGTGGCCAAGATCGCCCGCATACCGCCCGCTAACGTGTCCAACGACGACCGCAGCAAGTTGCAGACCATCGAGCGTGACCTCAAATCGGTGGTGTTTGGTCAGGACAAGGCCCTTGAAGTGTTGGCCTCGGCCGTCAAGATGGCCCGCTCGGGCCTGGGCAAGACCGACAAGCCGATTGGCTCCTTCCTGTTCTCGGGCCCCACCGGCGTGGGCAAGACCGAGGCGGCCAAGCAACTGGCTTACATCATGGGCATTGAGCTCATTCGCTTTGACATGTCCGAGTACATGGAGCGCCATGCGGTGAGCCGCCTGATCGGCGCGCCTCCGGGCTATGTGGGTTTTGACCAAGGTGGCCTGCTGACCGAAGCCGTGACCAAGAAGCCGCATTGCGTGCTCTTGCTCGACGAAATCGAGAAGGCCCACCCGGACATCTTCAACGTGCTGCTGCAGGTCATGGACCACGGCACCTTGACCGACAACAACGGGCGCAAGGCCGACTTCCGCAACGTGATCATCATCATGACCACCAACGCGGGGGCCGAGACCATGAACAAGGCCACCATCGGTTTCACCAACCCGCGTGCAGCCGGGGACGAAATGGGCGATATCAAACGCTTGTTCACCCCCGAGTTCCGCAACCGCTTGGATGCGATGGTCAGCTTCAAGCCCCTAGACTCACAGATCATCCTGCGCGTCGTGGATAAATTCTTGCTGCAACTGGAAACGCAGTTGGGCGAGAAAAAGGTGGAAGTCACCTTCACCGACGCCTTGCGCAAGTTCTTGGGCAAAAAGGGCTTTGACCCGCTCATGGGTGCGCGTCCGATGCAGCGCCTGATCCAGGACACGATTCGCAAGGCCTTGGCCGACGAATTGTTGTTCGGGCGCCTGACCGAGGGGGGTCGCCTGACGGTGGACATCGACGACAAGGACGAGGTCTTGCTGGACATCACGCCCAATCCGAAAAAGGAAAGTCGCGCGTCGCGGTCGGAGCCTACCGAGCCAGAAGAAGCGACCGCGGATTAA
- the clpS gene encoding ATP-dependent Clp protease adapter ClpS yields MATKKPSNPTLPTVTPRAPDGGDSVVLERRAQKIEPPLMYQVAMLNDDFTPMEFVVMVIQEFFSKDREAATQIMLKIHLDGKGVCGVYSRDVAATKVDQVLDAAKQAGHPLQCVSEPIE; encoded by the coding sequence ATGGCAACGAAAAAACCTTCCAATCCCACGCTGCCGACCGTGACCCCCCGTGCGCCCGATGGCGGCGATTCGGTGGTCCTCGAAAGACGTGCTCAGAAAATAGAACCGCCCCTGATGTACCAGGTGGCGATGCTCAATGACGACTTCACCCCGATGGAATTCGTGGTGATGGTGATCCAGGAGTTTTTCAGCAAAGACCGCGAAGCGGCCACCCAAATCATGCTCAAAATCCACTTGGACGGCAAAGGCGTGTGTGGTGTTTACTCACGCGACGTGGCCGCCACCAAGGTCGATCAGGTGCTGGATGCAGCCAAACAAGCGGGTCACCCGCTGCAATGTGTCAGTGAACCCATTGAATAA
- a CDS encoding cold-shock protein: MQPDGGGADAFAHFSAIQMEGFKTLKEGQRVQFELTQGAKGLLAQNIQALDTATDAIPASKQAPPN, from the coding sequence ATTCAACCCGACGGCGGCGGCGCGGACGCCTTTGCCCATTTTTCGGCCATCCAGATGGAGGGCTTCAAAACCTTGAAAGAGGGTCAGCGGGTTCAATTTGAACTCACTCAAGGTGCCAAAGGCTTATTGGCTCAGAACATTCAAGCTCTTGACACTGCAACTGATGCAATCCCCGCCAGCAAGCAGGCTCCGCCAAACTGA
- a CDS encoding DUF192 domain-containing protein, translated as MLLCSALLIWGQARAEGGPQLNLERTVLTAGMNRLDVQLAQTPPQHQIGLMWRKDMPQNEGMLFVFAHASTQCFWMRNTLIPLTAAFLEDDGTIVNMADMKPQSDDSHCSTKPVRYVLEMNQGWFAKRQIRPGFKLGGAFFSKRPR; from the coding sequence GTGCTCCTTTGCAGCGCCCTGCTTATTTGGGGTCAAGCCCGTGCTGAAGGTGGCCCTCAGCTGAATTTGGAGCGAACAGTCTTGACGGCAGGCATGAACCGTTTGGATGTTCAGCTGGCCCAAACACCACCACAACACCAAATTGGCCTGATGTGGCGCAAGGACATGCCCCAGAATGAGGGTATGTTGTTCGTCTTTGCACATGCGTCAACCCAGTGTTTCTGGATGCGCAACACCTTGATTCCTTTGACCGCTGCTTTTTTGGAAGATGACGGCACGATCGTCAACATGGCCGACATGAAACCCCAAAGCGATGATTCTCACTGTTCAACAAAACCCGTGCGCTACGTTCTGGAGATGAACCAAGGCTGGTTTGCCAAACGTCAAATCAGGCCAGGGTTCAAGCTGGGTGGGGCCTTTTTCAGCAAACGCCCAAGATGA
- a CDS encoding DUF1840 domain-containing protein — MLFKFKSQAAPDLIMMAPDARRLLNIMVGDEPERGIIEVAQLSAVIARLERAVVQDELARQQRSDRAQSMQAMSPDGQEDDAETLDSVRLSQRAAPMLKLLKRCQSEICDVVWGV, encoded by the coding sequence ATGTTGTTCAAATTCAAATCCCAGGCCGCACCCGACCTCATCATGATGGCGCCCGATGCGCGCAGACTTTTGAATATCATGGTTGGCGATGAACCCGAACGTGGCATCATCGAGGTGGCTCAATTGTCTGCTGTGATCGCCCGGCTCGAAAGAGCGGTGGTCCAAGATGAGTTGGCCCGGCAGCAGCGCTCGGATCGCGCCCAGTCGATGCAAGCCATGTCACCAGATGGGCAAGAGGATGATGCTGAGACCCTGGATTCGGTGCGTTTGTCGCAACGCGCAGCGCCCATGCTGAAGCTGCTCAAGCGCTGTCAGTCAGAGATTTGTGATGTGGTGTGGGGCGTGTAG
- a CDS encoding integration host factor subunit alpha — MQISFESLETPALTKAHLADLLFEQIGLNKRESKDMVDAFFDLMVDSLIAGDDVKISGFGNFQIRTKAARPGRNPRTGELIPIDARRVATFHASHKLKALIQGDPFEDDGVELVGR; from the coding sequence ATGCAAATCAGTTTTGAATCCCTGGAAACCCCGGCCCTGACCAAGGCGCACCTGGCCGATTTGCTGTTTGAGCAGATCGGCTTGAACAAGCGCGAGTCCAAGGACATGGTCGATGCGTTCTTTGACCTGATGGTGGACAGCCTGATTGCGGGTGACGATGTGAAGATTTCCGGCTTCGGCAATTTCCAGATCCGAACCAAGGCAGCACGTCCCGGGCGCAACCCGCGCACCGGAGAATTGATCCCGATTGATGCACGTCGTGTCGCGACCTTCCATGCCAGCCATAAACTCAAGGCCTTGATTCAGGGCGATCCCTTCGAAGACGATGGCGTGGAGTTGGTTGGACGCTGA
- the pheT gene encoding phenylalanine--tRNA ligase subunit beta — translation MQFPESWLREFCNPPLTTQQLAETLTMAGLEVEEIEPVAPPFTHIVVGEIKEAVQHPNADRLRVCQVDVGQGNLLNIVCGAPNARVGIRVPCAMVGAELPPGADGKPFLIKVGKLRGVESQGMLCSAKELQVADDHDGLLELPADAPVGQDIRQYLNLDDTLMTLKLTPNLAHCLSVYGIAREVSALTGAPLKAPTFPAVATQVSDKLAVEVHANELCGRFSGRVVKGVNTQAQTPQWMVERLARCGQRSVSPLVDISNYVMFEFGRPSHIFDLDKIHGGLHVRWGQPGETLKLLNGNTVTVDGQVGVIADDSQVESLAGIMGGNATAVSDITQNIYIEAAFWWPTSIAGRSRRYNFSTDAGHRFERGVDPQLTVEHIERITQLVLDICGTPETQVGPVDDQILNLPAITPVTLRVARAVKVIGMPLTQQQCADALRGLGLQVTEGQGTVTVTPPSFRFDLQIEEDLIEEVARMVGYNNLPTNPPVAPITAKVRPETERSPSAVRRAIAALGYQETINYSFVEDNWERDLAGNANPIRLLNPIASQMSVMRSSLIGSLLQVVKFNADRKADRVRVFELGRVFLRNAAVQSNDTTVEGFDQPMKVSGMAWGPLEPLNWTGKSRLVDFFDVKADVERLLAPAKAQFVAAEHPALHPGRSAQVLLNGVVIGHVGELHPRWRQAWDLPHAPVVFELDLDAVTQRSVPVAQSVAKLQAVERDIAVIVREQVTHAQLMQAIHSAPTRGLLRHAVLFDVYRPKMDAAGGLAVGEKSLAVRLSLHSDEATLTDAQIEAAMGAVMASLSERIFARLRT, via the coding sequence ATGCAATTTCCCGAATCCTGGTTGCGCGAGTTCTGCAACCCGCCCCTGACGACCCAGCAACTGGCCGAAACCCTGACCATGGCCGGTCTTGAAGTGGAAGAGATTGAGCCTGTGGCCCCGCCGTTCACCCACATCGTGGTCGGTGAAATCAAGGAGGCCGTGCAACACCCCAATGCCGACCGTCTGCGGGTGTGTCAGGTGGACGTGGGGCAGGGCAACCTGCTGAACATCGTTTGTGGCGCGCCCAATGCCCGCGTGGGCATCCGTGTGCCGTGTGCCATGGTCGGTGCCGAGTTGCCGCCCGGAGCCGATGGCAAACCTTTCCTGATCAAAGTCGGCAAACTGCGCGGCGTCGAAAGCCAGGGCATGCTGTGCTCCGCCAAAGAATTGCAAGTTGCAGACGACCATGACGGACTGCTGGAGTTGCCCGCTGACGCCCCTGTGGGTCAAGACATTCGCCAGTACTTGAACTTGGACGACACACTGATGACGCTCAAGCTCACGCCCAATCTGGCGCACTGTTTGAGTGTTTATGGCATCGCCCGCGAAGTGTCAGCCCTGACCGGCGCGCCTTTGAAGGCCCCAACTTTCCCTGCGGTGGCCACACAGGTCAGCGACAAGCTGGCTGTGGAAGTGCACGCAAATGAGTTGTGCGGCCGTTTCAGTGGCCGCGTGGTCAAGGGTGTGAACACCCAAGCCCAAACCCCGCAGTGGATGGTCGAGCGCCTGGCGCGTTGCGGCCAGCGCAGCGTGAGCCCGCTGGTGGACATCTCCAACTATGTGATGTTTGAGTTCGGCCGTCCTTCGCACATTTTTGACCTCGACAAAATTCACGGTGGCTTGCACGTGCGTTGGGGCCAGCCCGGCGAAACGCTCAAACTGCTCAACGGCAACACCGTGACCGTAGATGGACAAGTTGGCGTGATCGCCGATGACAGCCAGGTCGAATCCCTCGCGGGCATCATGGGTGGCAACGCCACCGCCGTGTCCGACATCACCCAAAACATCTACATCGAAGCGGCTTTCTGGTGGCCCACTTCGATTGCCGGCCGTTCGCGCCGCTACAACTTCTCAACCGATGCCGGTCACCGTTTCGAGCGTGGCGTGGATCCGCAACTGACGGTGGAACACATCGAGCGCATCACCCAGTTGGTGCTGGACATCTGCGGCACGCCCGAGACCCAAGTCGGCCCTGTCGATGACCAGATTCTGAACCTGCCAGCGATCACGCCCGTCACGCTGCGCGTGGCCCGTGCTGTCAAGGTGATTGGCATGCCGCTCACACAGCAGCAGTGCGCCGATGCGCTGCGCGGCCTAGGCTTGCAAGTGACTGAAGGGCAGGGCACCGTCACCGTGACGCCGCCCAGCTTCCGCTTTGACCTGCAAATTGAAGAAGACCTGATCGAAGAAGTGGCTCGCATGGTGGGCTACAACAACCTGCCGACCAACCCGCCTGTGGCCCCTATTACCGCCAAGGTGCGCCCAGAAACCGAGCGCAGCCCGTCCGCCGTGCGCCGCGCCATTGCCGCTTTGGGTTACCAGGAAACCATCAATTACAGCTTTGTCGAAGACAACTGGGAGCGCGATCTGGCAGGCAATGCCAACCCGATCCGCCTGCTCAACCCGATCGCCAGCCAGATGAGCGTGATGCGATCTAGCCTGATCGGCTCGCTGCTGCAAGTCGTGAAGTTCAATGCCGACCGCAAGGCCGATCGCGTTCGCGTATTCGAGTTGGGGCGGGTGTTTTTGCGCAATGCCGCGGTTCAAAGCAACGACACCACAGTGGAAGGCTTCGACCAGCCCATGAAAGTTTCAGGCATGGCCTGGGGTCCGCTGGAGCCGCTGAACTGGACCGGCAAGTCGCGGCTGGTGGATTTTTTCGACGTCAAAGCCGATGTCGAACGCCTGCTGGCCCCGGCCAAAGCCCAATTCGTGGCCGCCGAGCACCCCGCTTTGCACCCTGGCCGTTCGGCCCAAGTGCTGCTGAATGGTGTTGTGATCGGACATGTGGGTGAATTGCACCCGCGCTGGCGTCAGGCCTGGGACTTGCCGCATGCGCCTGTCGTGTTCGAGTTGGATCTGGATGCGGTCACTCAGCGCAGCGTGCCCGTGGCCCAGTCCGTGGCCAAGTTGCAAGCGGTGGAGCGCGACATTGCCGTGATCGTGCGCGAGCAGGTCACCCATGCCCAGTTGATGCAGGCCATCCACAGCGCCCCGACCCGCGGTTTGCTGCGCCATGCGGTGCTGTTCGATGTCTATCGCCCCAAGATGGATGCCGCTGGCGGCTTGGCTGTGGGTGAGAAGAGTCTGGCGGTGCGTTTGAGCTTGCACAGCGATGAAGCCACCTTGACCGATGCCCAGATCGAAGCCGCAATGGGTGCTGTCATGGCCAGCCTGTCTGAGCGAATTTTTGCGCGTTTGCGTACCTGA
- a CDS encoding phenylalanine--tRNA ligase subunit alpha, which yields MNELDALVESARQSFAQALTPADLENAKAQFLGKTGRITELMKGMAALSVDDKKTRGAAINLAKQAIEAALNDRRQALVDAELQAQLKAEALDVTLPGRSSNVGGLHPVSLTLERVENIFGSMGFEVAQGPEIETDWFNFTALNTPEDHPARSMHDTFYVEGGHLLRTHTSPMQIRHAVQHVKRYKNQLDAGQGMPEVRVIAPGRTYRVDSDATHSPMFHQCEGLWIGENVSFKDLKVVVTDFCRTFFESDDLVLRFRPSFFPFTEPSAEIDIQFQAGPLAGRWLEVGGSGQVHPNVVRNMGLDPEQFIGFAFGMGMDRFTMLRYGVNDLRLFFDGDVRFLSQFQ from the coding sequence ATGAACGAGTTGGACGCCCTGGTTGAATCCGCCCGTCAGAGTTTTGCGCAGGCACTGACACCTGCTGACCTCGAAAATGCCAAAGCCCAGTTTCTGGGCAAAACCGGTCGCATCACTGAGTTGATGAAGGGCATGGCTGCGCTGAGCGTGGATGACAAAAAAACCCGTGGTGCAGCCATCAACCTCGCCAAGCAGGCGATCGAGGCGGCTTTGAACGACCGACGTCAGGCGCTGGTCGATGCCGAGTTGCAAGCCCAGCTCAAGGCCGAAGCACTGGATGTGACGTTACCAGGGCGCAGCAGCAATGTGGGTGGTCTTCACCCGGTCTCGCTCACGCTCGAGCGGGTCGAAAACATTTTTGGCTCGATGGGCTTTGAAGTCGCTCAGGGCCCCGAGATCGAAACCGACTGGTTCAACTTCACCGCGCTCAACACGCCCGAAGACCATCCAGCCCGCTCCATGCATGACACCTTCTATGTCGAAGGCGGCCATCTGTTGCGCACGCACACGAGCCCGATGCAAATCCGCCATGCGGTGCAGCACGTCAAACGCTACAAGAACCAACTCGACGCTGGCCAAGGGATGCCCGAAGTCCGCGTCATCGCGCCAGGCCGCACCTACCGTGTGGACAGTGATGCCACCCATTCGCCCATGTTCCACCAGTGCGAAGGCCTGTGGATCGGAGAGAACGTGAGCTTCAAGGACCTGAAGGTCGTGGTCACCGATTTCTGCCGTACCTTTTTCGAAAGCGACGATCTGGTGCTGCGCTTTCGTCCCAGCTTTTTCCCCTTCACCGAACCCAGTGCCGAGATTGACATTCAGTTCCAAGCAGGCCCTCTGGCCGGTCGCTGGCTCGAAGTGGGCGGCTCTGGCCAAGTGCATCCAAACGTGGTGCGCAACATGGGTTTGGACCCCGAGCAGTTCATTGGTTTTGCCTTCGGCATGGGCATGGACCGCTTCACCATGTTGCGCTACGGCGTGAACGACTTGCGCCTGTTTTTTGACGGCGATGTGCGCTTCCTGAGCCAGTTCCAGTAA
- the rplT gene encoding 50S ribosomal protein L20, with translation MPRVKRGVTARARHKKVLALAKGFRGRRGNVFRIAKQAVMKAGQYAYRDRRTKKRVFRQLWIARINAAARECGLTYSQFANGLKKAAIEIDRKMLADIAVHDKAAFAGIVNQVKAKLAAA, from the coding sequence ATGCCTCGCGTTAAACGTGGTGTAACGGCACGCGCCCGTCACAAGAAAGTTTTGGCCCTTGCAAAAGGTTTCCGCGGTCGCCGCGGCAATGTCTTCCGCATCGCCAAACAGGCGGTGATGAAGGCTGGCCAATACGCCTACCGTGACCGCCGCACCAAAAAGCGTGTGTTCCGTCAGTTGTGGATTGCCCGTATCAACGCCGCTGCGCGCGAATGCGGTCTGACCTACAGCCAGTTCGCCAACGGCCTGAAGAAGGCTGCCATCGAAATCGACCGTAAAATGCTGGCGGACATCGCCGTGCACGACAAGGCCGCTTTTGCTGGCATCGTGAACCAAGTCAAAGCCAAACTGGCTGCAGCTTGA
- the rpmI gene encoding 50S ribosomal protein L35: MPKMKTKSSAKKRFRVRPGGTVKRGQAFKRHILTKKTTKNKRHLRGAVAVHETNMGHIAQMLPMAGL; this comes from the coding sequence ATGCCCAAGATGAAGACCAAAAGCAGCGCCAAAAAGCGCTTCCGTGTTCGTCCCGGTGGAACCGTTAAACGCGGCCAAGCCTTCAAACGTCACATCCTGACCAAGAAGACCACCAAAAACAAGCGCCACCTTCGCGGTGCAGTGGCTGTGCATGAGACCAATATGGGTCACATCGCTCAGATGCTGCCCATGGCTGGCCTGTAA
- the infC gene encoding translation initiation factor IF-3, whose protein sequence is MATEFRDRRQREERKHRLNREIMAPEVRVSGPENEPMGILSLAEALRLAGEMDVDLVEIAATASPPVCRLMDYGKFKYQEQKRAAEAKAKQTVIDIKEVKFRPGTDDGDYNIKMRNIRRFLTDGDKCKITLRFRGREITHQELGLALLNRIRDDLADSIIVEQFPKLEGRQMIMMIAPGRKKPAVGGKTADVSAPAESA, encoded by the coding sequence ATCGCTACCGAATTTCGTGATCGTCGCCAACGCGAAGAACGTAAACACCGTTTGAACCGTGAAATCATGGCCCCAGAAGTCCGTGTTTCCGGCCCTGAAAATGAACCCATGGGCATCCTGTCACTTGCAGAGGCCTTGCGTCTTGCTGGTGAAATGGATGTGGACTTGGTTGAAATTGCCGCCACCGCCAGCCCGCCTGTGTGCCGTCTGATGGACTACGGCAAGTTCAAGTACCAAGAGCAAAAGCGTGCGGCAGAAGCCAAAGCCAAGCAAACGGTCATTGACATCAAGGAAGTCAAGTTCCGCCCGGGTACGGACGACGGTGACTACAACATCAAGATGCGCAACATTCGCCGGTTTTTGACCGATGGTGACAAGTGCAAAATCACTTTGCGCTTTCGTGGTCGTGAAATCACCCACCAAGAGTTGGGTTTGGCGCTGCTCAACCGAATTCGCGACGATTTGGCCGATTCGATCATTGTGGAGCAGTTTCCTAAACTGGAAGGCCGCCAGATGATCATGATGATCGCGCCTGGCCGTAAAAAGCCTGCTGTGGGTGGTAAGACTGCAGATGTTTCTGCACCTGCAGAATCGGCTTGA
- the thrS gene encoding threonine--tRNA ligase — MVQITLPDGSLREFPGPVTVAEVAASIGAGLAKAALGGKVDGQLVDSSFSMSDNAKLSIITAKDPEGLELIRHSSAHLLAYAVKSLFPDAQVTIGPVIDNGFYYDFSYSRPFTPEDLVAIEKKMADLAAKDEPLVRRVLPRDEAVAYFKGLGEHYKAEIIDAIPAGEQVSLYREGEFEDLCRGPHVPSTGKLKHFKLMKVAGAYWRGDSKNEMLQRVYGTAWASKEDLQLYLTRLEEAEKRDHRKLGRELDLFHIDEHAPGLVFWHPKGWTVWQTVEQYMRQVYRDSGYQEVKGPQLLDKTLWEKTGHWDKYRDNMFTTESEKRDYALKPMNCPGHILIFKQGMKSYRDLPLRYGEFGQCHRNEPSGGLHGIMRVRGFTQDDGHIFCTENQILPECDDFTKVLKRVYADFGFNNILYKVSTRPAARIGSDELWDKAEKALMDSLRHSECEFVISEGDGAFYGPKIEYTLKDAIGREWQCGTIQVDFNLSERLDAEYVAEDGTRQRPVILHRAIVGSMERFIGILVEQHAGALPTWLAPLQVSVLNITDAQSDYCREIAAKLQKSVSNQGLRVQVDLRNEKITYKIREHSLQKLPYILVAGDKEKAAGTVAVRARGNQDLGVMSIDAFIELIAADIASKA; from the coding sequence ATGGTTCAAATTACGCTTCCCGATGGCTCATTGCGAGAGTTTCCAGGTCCGGTCACGGTTGCTGAGGTTGCGGCCTCCATCGGAGCAGGTTTGGCCAAGGCAGCTTTGGGTGGCAAAGTCGATGGCCAGCTGGTTGATTCCAGTTTTTCCATGTCTGACAACGCCAAGCTTTCCATCATCACGGCAAAAGATCCTGAAGGTTTGGAGTTGATTCGCCACTCTTCAGCGCACTTGTTGGCTTATGCGGTCAAAAGCCTGTTTCCGGATGCTCAGGTCACGATCGGACCTGTGATTGACAACGGCTTTTATTACGATTTTTCTTACTCGCGACCCTTCACCCCGGAAGATTTGGTCGCCATTGAAAAGAAAATGGCGGACTTGGCCGCCAAAGATGAACCTTTGGTGCGCCGTGTTTTGCCGCGTGACGAAGCTGTGGCCTATTTCAAGGGTCTTGGCGAACATTACAAAGCGGAGATCATTGATGCCATTCCGGCGGGTGAGCAGGTCAGTCTCTACCGTGAGGGTGAATTCGAAGACTTGTGCCGTGGGCCTCATGTGCCCAGCACGGGCAAGCTCAAACACTTCAAGCTGATGAAGGTGGCCGGTGCTTATTGGCGCGGTGACAGCAAAAACGAGATGCTGCAGCGTGTTTATGGTACGGCTTGGGCCAGCAAAGAAGATTTGCAACTGTATTTGACTCGTCTTGAAGAAGCCGAAAAGCGAGACCATCGCAAATTGGGCCGAGAGCTGGACTTATTCCACATCGATGAACACGCGCCAGGCTTGGTGTTTTGGCATCCCAAAGGCTGGACCGTTTGGCAAACCGTTGAGCAGTACATGCGGCAGGTCTACCGCGACAGTGGCTACCAAGAGGTCAAAGGTCCCCAGCTGTTGGACAAAACGCTCTGGGAAAAAACCGGTCACTGGGACAAGTACCGTGACAACATGTTCACCACCGAGTCGGAAAAGCGCGATTACGCGCTGAAGCCGATGAACTGTCCGGGGCACATCCTGATCTTCAAGCAAGGCATGAAGAGCTACCGTGACTTGCCATTGCGGTATGGCGAATTTGGCCAGTGCCACCGCAACGAGCCTTCTGGCGGTTTGCACGGCATCATGCGCGTGCGCGGTTTCACCCAAGACGACGGTCACATTTTTTGCACCGAAAACCAAATCTTGCCCGAGTGCGACGACTTCACCAAAGTGCTCAAAAGAGTTTATGCCGATTTCGGTTTCAACAACATCTTGTACAAAGTTTCTACACGACCGGCTGCGCGAATTGGCTCGGATGAGTTGTGGGACAAAGCCGAAAAAGCTTTGATGGACAGTTTGCGTCACTCGGAATGCGAGTTCGTGATCTCCGAAGGTGACGGTGCTTTTTACGGGCCGAAGATTGAATACACCCTGAAAGACGCAATTGGCCGTGAGTGGCAGTGCGGCACCATCCAGGTGGATTTCAACTTGTCTGAACGCCTTGATGCAGAGTACGTGGCCGAAGATGGCACGCGCCAGAGGCCGGTGATTCTTCACCGCGCCATCGTGGGCAGCATGGAGCGTTTTATTGGTATTTTGGTCGAGCAGCACGCCGGGGCTTTGCCCACTTGGCTGGCCCCCCTCCAAGTTTCTGTGCTCAACATCACCGATGCACAGTCCGATTACTGTCGTGAAATCGCTGCAAAACTGCAAAAATCGGTGTCAAATCAAGGCCTTAGGGTTCAAGTGGACCTGCGAAACGAAAAAATCACGTATAAAATACGAGAGCATTCGTTGCAAAAGCTGCCTTATATTCTTGTCGCTGGCGACAAGGAAAAGGCAGCAGGTACCGTCGCTGTGCGCGCCCGGGGTAACCAAGACCTCGGTGTGATGTCGATCGATGCGTTCATTGAACTCATTGCTGCCGACATCGCTTCTAAAGCCTGA